AGCGCAGGTGCGGCTCGCCTTTGAATTTGAACGCGCCGTGGCTGGTGCCGATGGCGATCGCCAGCGAATCCACGCCCGTGCGGGAGACGAACTCTTCCACCTCGGCCGGGTCGGTATACAGCGCATCGTCCGCGGCGACCTTTACATCGTCTTCCACGCCGGCCAGACGGCCCAGCTCGCCTTCAACCGTCACGCCCCGCTCATGGGCATAATCCACGACCTTCTTGGTCACGGCGATATTGTCCTCAAAGCTGTGGTGAGACCCGTCGATCATCACGGAGGAGAAACCGCCGTCGATGCAGGCCTTGCAGATCTCAAAATCGGCGCCGTGGTCCAGATGCAGCGCGATGGGAACCTCGGGCGCGTCGATGATCGCCGCCTCCACCAGCTTGGTCAGGTACACGTGCTTGGCATACTTGCGCGCGCCCGCAGATACCTGCAGGATGACCGGAGCCTTCTCCTGCTGGGCCGCCTCGACGATGCCCTGGATAATCTCCATATTGTTCACGTTAAAAGCGCCGATGGCATAACCGCCCTCATAGGCTTTTTTGAACATCTCGGTCGTGGTAACTAATGGCATAGGGAAATCCTCCTTCGTACTTCTACAATCACTAATCGGATTTATAGCCCTATTATACGCTGCTTGCGGTTATTTTTCAAACATATTTACACCAAGGATAGTATACGGCGCAAAAAGCCGGCAAAGGCAGCCCGTTACAGGCCTTCTTTGCCGGCTTTCAAGCGCATGGATCAGCTGCGCTCTACAATGCGCCCGTCACAGCTGATGGTCACCACCTGCCAGGGGATGAGCTTGCCGCTTTCCTGCAGCGCGCGCTTGGCCGCCAGCTCGATCCCGCCGCAGCAGGGCACCTCCATGCGCACCACCGTTACGCTTTTAATATCGTTGTGCCGCAAAATCTCGGTCAGCTTTTCGGCATAGTCCACGCTGTCCAGCTTAGGGCAGCCGATCAGCGTCACCCGCCCGGCGATGAAATCCTCGTGGAAGTTGCCGTAAGCATACGCCGTACAATCGGCCGCGATCAACAGCTTCGCATCCTTAAAATAGGGCGCATTTACCGGAGCCAGTTTGATCTGCACCGGCCACTGGCCAAGGCGGCTGGCCGCGTGCGCGCGGGCGGCTGGCTCTGTCTGAATCGCGGCATCGGGCTTAAGGGCGCGGCTTTGCGTACCCGGGCAGCCGCAGGGCAGCGGCTCTGCCTGGCGCCCGGCCTGGGCCGCCTGTACCGCCGCCGCATCATAGGCGGCAGCCTCCCGTTCTACAAAGGTGATCGCTCCGGTCGGACAGGCGGGCAGGCAATCCCCCAGCCCGTCGCAGTAATCGTCCCGCATCAACTGCGCCTTTCCATCCACCATGGCGATGGCGCCCTCGTGGCAGGCCGCCGCGCACGCGCCGCAGCCGTTGCATTTATCCTGATCGATCTCGATAATTTTACGGATCATTTTAAAATCCTCCCCACAAAAGTTTTTAATTCCCTTTACCTCCTGGTTCGATTTGATTATACTAAGGACAGACCAAACATTCTGTTGTTTTTACAACATTCAAGAGGATTTTATGCAGTCTTATGTAGAAGTTTTTTCCCATTCACCCCTTTTAAAAGGGATCGCTCCCGAGGCGTACGAAAAGCTGCTCGCCTGCCTGGAGGCGCATACCAAGCATTTCCCGCGCGGCGGTTATATCCTGCGCGCGGGCGAGCCGCCCATTCAGGTCGGACTGATCCTGTCGGGCAGCGCGCATATCATGAAGGAGGATTTTTGGGGAAATCGGGCGATATTGGCCGATGTACAACCGGGCGAACTATTTGGCGAGGCCTTTGCCTGTGCCGCCGCGCCCCTGCTCGAGGTCAGCGCGGTAGCCACGGAGAGCAGCGATGTCCTCTTTTTTAACCTGCAAAACCTGCTGTCGCCCTGCCCCAGCGCCTGCGGTTTTCACACCCGGCTGATCCGCAATCTGGTAGAGATACTCGCCCAAAAGAACGTCGGCCTCACCCAAAAGCTGGAGCATCTATCCCGGCGTTCTACCCGCGAAAAGCTGCTCAGCTTTCTTTCCGCATGCGCCCTGCGCCAGGGGGGCGCCCGTTTTACCATCCCTTTTAACCGTCAGGAACTGGCCGATTATCTCTTTGTCGACCGCAGCGCCATGTCGGCGGAGCTCTCCAAACTTCGGAGCGAGGGATTGATCGCTTACCATAAAAATCAGTTTCAGCTGCTGCAGGCAAATACCGCAGGCAAGCGATAGTAACCGCTAATCATCTGCCTTGCGCGGTTCCTCTGTTCCACCCCCGTCAGCGGTCCGCGCTCGCCTATACTTTTGCTGCGCGAGAGCGAGCAGCTCGCGTTCACTCTCCACATCGCCGGCATATGGATGCGACCGAGCGCTTTTATCAAACTCCGCCAGAAACCCCTGGGCTGCCGTCTCATCCCCTTTTGCCAGCAGCGCGTAGGCATAATCCGTTCTCAAGACGAAAAGATGGTGTTTCATAGCCTTGTCGTATTTTTCATCCCGCTGTCCCACTCGTTTTTCAAGCGTCTCCACGCGGTTAGGGCCGATCAGCTCGCAATAGATCCGGTCGTACAGCAATTGGTTGCGATGCAGATTCACCAGACCCGTATTCTCCTGCAGGAGGCGGTCGATCCGTTCGCTGGCCTCCCCAAAGGCATGACTATCCATCAATCGGTTGCAGGCAAATGCCTCAATTGTAGACGCCAGTGTGTTCGCCTTTCCTTTAGCAAGCTGGACAACAAACCATTCAGGCGGCATATCCTTGAGACGTACGCCCTCGGTCTGCAATTGATTTACCTTCAACTGCACCCATAAATACTGCAGCGCGCTTTTATCCCGGCTCAGCTCGCGGTATTCATACCCGTCGTTTGGAAGCTGTGCGGACATATAGGGAATGCCATTGAGCAGCGCGCTGACCCATCCCGCTAAGGATAGCACCAACAGGATAACAGCGGCAATGGCCGGCAGCTCCAGTACGAAAAACAGCGCCAAGAAAGCCAGTGCCCAAACCAGGTCCGCTATCACGCCGCCCAGATAGTAAAGCTTGTAGGGCATCCGCCCATCCAGCATTTCCGGCGGCGCCATCAGGCACTGGCCGCCCGTACCCATTAACGATAACCGTTTTAGGCGGAGCTTTCCGCCTTGTTTGACCCACATAAAATTCTGCACGCGAAATGAACAAAACCGATACCCTGTCAATTTACCAAAAATAAAATGCCCGGTCTCGTGAATGATGCTTTCCAAGAGGATCGTACCAAAGAGGAGTGATGAAACCACTACCAAAAGCATCAGCTTTGGCCCGATCTCATCTTCCACCCCCCACCGCGTGCCCGCATATAAAAATGCCAATAATAACGCGGCTGCTAAAACCAGAGATTGAAACTGCGCGTAGATCCCCCCGCCCGGCTTTTTCTTTTTCATCTTATCTCTCCCACAGTCCGTATTGCGCCATAGGTCAAGTCCACCATAAAAATCATAACACACTTTCTGCCGCCTTATATAACCGCTTGCATTTATCGGAATAAAAAAAGCGCCCCATTAAGGGGCGCCTGGCGCTTATATTCACAGCCGCTATTTGGCCAACAGGAAGTAGGCGATCACGATCACGCCCAGCACGATGCGGTACCAGCCAAAGGCCTTGAAATCGTGCTTTTTGATGTAGCCCATCAGGAACTTGATGGCCAATACCGAAACCAGGAAGGCTACCACCATACCGGTCAGCAGGATGCCGATCTCCATCCCCGTATAGCTGAAGCCGAATTTCAGCAGCTTGATGAAGCTGGCGCCGAACATCACCGGAATCGCCAGGAAGAAAGTGAATTCCGCCGCCACATAGCGGGATGTGCCGATCAGCATCGCCCCTACGATAGTAGCGCCGGAGCGGGAAGTGCCCGGGATCAGCGCCAGTATCTGGAAAATGCCGATGACCAGCGCCGCCTGCCAGGTCATTTGCTGGAAGTTGCGGATCAGCGGACGCCGGTTGCGGTTGCGGTTTTCGACCAGGATAAACGCCACGCCGTAGATGATCAGCGTGATCGCCACCGTAATGTAATTATAAAAAAGCTCGTGCAGCTGGTCGTCAAACAAAACGCCGATGATTCCCGCCGGAATGGTCGCGATCAGCACCTTGCCCCAAAGGGAGAAGGTATCCCGCTTCTGCTTGGCCGATTTGCGGGGCGAAAAGGGGTTGAGCTTATGAAAATACAGACAGACCACAGCCAAAATCGCTCCCAGCTGGATGACGACCAGGAACATATCCATAAACTCCTGGCTGACGTTGAGCTTGATAAACTCATCTACCAGGATCATATGCCCGGTGCTGGAGATCGGCAGCCATTCCGTGATCCCCTCTACAATGCCTAAAAAGACCGCTTTTAAGATTTCTAAAAAATCCATCTTTTTATCCTTTCCTCTTGTGGTCGCATTCCCTAACCATCATACGCTATTTATCCTTATTTTACTATAGATCAGGTTTGAAACAACGGTAAAATGAAAAATTTGCAAATTGGATAAAAGTTATTCCTGGCTAATACTTATCGCTAAAGCAGGTAATGTGCCTCATCTAGAGCCGGCCCCACGCAAAAATAAAAGCGCATCTAACGATGCGCTTTTGCATAATCAGAAAAGTTAATTCAGCACCCTGACCAGCGTATCCCGCAATACGCCCATGTCGATGGGTTTGGCCACGTGCGCGGTCATCCCCGCGGCCAGGGAAGCCTGTACATCCTCTGCAAAGGCGTTGGCTGTCATGGCGATGATCGGGATAGCGGCCGCATCCGGCCGGTCTAGCTCGCGGATGGCCCGGGTGGCCGCGTATCCATTCATCTCCGGCATCTGGATATCCATCAAGATCGCATCATAAACGCCGGGCTGCGCTTGGCTGAAGGCCCGCACCACTTTTACGCCGTCGGTCTGTACATCTGCTTTTGCCCCGCGCATCGCCAGCAGCTCGCACAATATCTCGGCGTTGATCGCATTATCTTCGGCGATCAGGAAATTTCTGCCCTGGAAGGCTTTCTGATCCTCCAGCTGCAAATTTATCTCATATTGCTTCTCTGCGTGACGCTTGCCGTCCGCATGCGCCCGCTCGCCCTCCAGTTCCACCCAAAAGGTGGTCCCGCCGCCGGGCTGGCTCTCCACCGTCACGGCGCCGCCCATCAGGTCCACCAACCCTTTGGTCACGCTCAACCCCAGCCCCGTCCCTTCGATATAGGCGGCGTCCCGGCTGCGGGTAAACGGTTCAAAGACGTGCTGCAAAAAGTCCGCCGTCATCCCCATGCCGGTATCCTGTATGGTAAAGCGGTAGCGCGCTTTTGCCGCACTTTCGGGTGCTTCCACCTCTTCAGCCCGAAAGAGCACCCGCCCGCCGGCCGGGGTAAATTTTACCGCGTTGCTCAGCAGGTTGATCAAAATTTGATTGATGCGCAGCGAATCGCCATAGAAGCAGGCCTGATCCACCCGCCCCATTTCGACGTCAAACCGCAGCCCTGCGGCCCGCGCCTGCGGGCCCATGATGGCGCAGACCTGCTCTACCAGCTCGGACAGGGTGATTTTCATATGGTTGAGGGTGATCTTACCCCGCTCGATCTTGCTCATATCCAGAATATCGTTGACCAGGCTGAGCAGATGCTGGGAGGAAATGGAGATCTTGCGCAGACAATCCTCTACCCGCCCCCGGTCGTCCAGATGAGCTACCGCCAGCGCCGTCATCCCCATGATCGCGTTCATGGGCGTGCGGATATCGTGGCTCATCGCCGAGAGGAAATCGCTCTTGGCCCTATTGGCCTCCTCTGCCAGGGCCAGCGCCTCCTCCAGCGCCTTTTTGCCCTGCCGCTCGGTAGCCAGCATATCCGTTACATCCGCGCGCACCATACAGATGGTGCGGTGGTTTTGATCGCCCCAGAGCACGATCACCTGCTTATAGCGCACGCCTTCCCCGCTGCGGTAGGGGAATACGAAATCATACCCTTCCGGCTTGGCCTCCAGCTGGCGGAGCAGCGTTTTAGTCGTAAACTGTTTTTCGACGGCATCCTCCTCACCCAGCACCCCATAGCGCTTGGCAAAAGAGCCGATGCGCTCATCATACCGGTCCAGCAGATGGGGCGGCAGATTCTCCAGCACCGTACGGCGCGAGTAAAGGGTGAGCTGCTGGGTATTCAGGTTCAAAAAACCCGCCAGTTCGAAGGTATAGGCGACCATGTTGAGCAGACCCTGCTGCTCGCGGATGGATTCGGTAATATCCGTGCGCAGCAAACAGACCCTGCCCAAGCGCATATCGATGGCCGATACCGTTAGATTTTTGGTGCGAATATCCCCTTTTTGATCCGAAACGGAAAATGAGAAGGTGTAAGTCCCCTGCGCTTTAAGGCGGCGCAGCATCTCCTCGCGCTCTAAATACCGGGCATACCGTTCACGATCCTTGGGGACGATCGTTTTCAACAACATGGTCTGGATTCGCTCGGAATGGCTACCCTGCCCAGCCGGCATAAAACCAGCCTTTTCGTTGCGGGTCAACACGGTATAGCGGTCTGCGTTCAAGTCCAGGTCGATCACAAAATCATAATTGGATACCGACAGCTGCCGCAAGATCCGGTCGGCGATGGTCTGCTCGGTAATATCCGTCACCGTTAGGATGCCGGTCACCTCTCCGCCATCGGGCGACTCCACCAGGTTCACCTTAAACTGCACATATCGGCCCTGCGCCTCGTGGGGCAGGCGGATAAAGCAGGACAGGATCTGTTCCGTATCGTTACGGGCAAAGGCGGCCAGGGTCGGCGCGTTAAGATACGTACGCAAAAACCGCTTGCGCTCCTCTTCCGCTACGATCAGGGTAGAGACCCCTGTAAAGAATTCCTCCCGCACCGTCCCGAACTTTTCAAGGATATTGGCACCCGTATGGTCGATGATCTCCAATATCCGGTTTTTAGAGATATTGCAGTGCCCGATGATCAGCGCGTTGGGGTCCGTCGTGCGGTAGTGCTGCATGATCAGATCGTTATACTGGCGGCGTATCTCCTCTTGCTCCGCCACGGCCTTGCTCACATCCGCATAGGCCGAGTAGATGCGCCGCGCGCCATCGCCAGTATGCAGTACGGACAAGGTATTTTTCAGCCAGATATACGCACCGTCCCCGCGCTGGAACCGGCCGGTCAGCTCAAAGTGTTCTTCGCCGTTTTCCAGGGCCTGGCGCAGCCTCGCGCGGATGCCCGGCGCATCCTCCGGGTGTAGGTTGGCGTAAATATCCCTGGCAAACAGCGTTTTAGCCTGTTCCACCGTCATATGCGTCATCGCCGCAAACCCTTCGGAGAGGTATTCCGGCGTCAGGCTGCCGTCCGGGTCATAGCGCATCACCGATACGCCGCCGGGCAGGTTCTCCACCATGGTCTGGAAATACAACTCCAGGCGCTCTTTTTCCCGGCGGGCATGTACCTCCTCCGTCACATCCCGCACGTATTTAACATAGGCGGGGATGCCGTTCCAATCGGTCTCGCGAAAGCGCGTGGTATAGAACTGATCCTCAGCGCCGATAGCCATCTCATGCTCGGCGCCATCGGCCGGATGGGTCTTAAGCGTGCAAAACGCGCAGGGTTCGTCCCTGCCATGCAGCGCCGCATAGCACTTTTGCCCCAGGCAGGCCTGCCCCTTGGTAAACAGGTTTTGGGATTCGTTGGCGTAGAGCAGCTCGTAGTTATTCCGGTCAATCACGTAGATGCCGTCCGCCGTTTCGTTGGCGATGTTTTGAAACAGCCTCGCCTCTGCGGACATCCCGGTAAACACCGCGTAAAACCAGGTATGCTCGGTCAACGGGCCCATGCGCCTGCCGCTTAGGTGGATCCAGATCAGATACCCTTGCTTATGCCACATGCGGTAGGAAACATCCAGCGCCTTTCCGCTCGCCAGCGCGGCATTTGCAGCCGCCCGCACCCGGGGCCGGTCCTGCTCATATACGGTGTTGAGCGCGTCGTCCCCCACCAGCGCCCCAAATTCCTCCCGGGTATGGCCGGAAAGCGCCATCACCCCATCGGAATAAAAGGTGGGGATAAATTTACCCCCCTCGACCCGATAACTGGCGATGCCGCCCGGAATGGAATTGATCAGATGCCTCATCTCCAGCTGGGCTTCCTTTAAATCGGAGATGTTGTGAAATACGCACTGGAGCAGCGCGTTTCCATCCTCCTCCCCTAAGTAGGTGACCTGCGCCCGCACCCAGACGATCTGCCCGTCTCTATGCTGCTTGCGGAATTCAAACTCCGCCGCCTCATGGGTGCGGATCACCTCTTTTGCGTGGGCTACCACCATGGGCGTATCCTCCCAAAAGGTCATCTCCGCCGCGTCCCTTTTGGTCAGCTCCCGGTACTCTTTTGCCGTATAACCCGTCAGTCCCGGCACACCGTCTGAAAAATAGACGGTCTCAAAAATATCCGATACCTTGTAGATCGCCACACCGCCCGGGATGGCGTTGATGATGTCCTCCATCTTATCGTTGGCCGCGGCCAATTCTTTTTCCAGGCGCACCTGCTCGCTTACGTCGTTATATACGCCATAGAGCAGCTTGTCCCCATCCTCCTGGGTCTTGATGGAGCCCTCCAGACGGATCCAGCGGTATTCGCCCCTCGCGTCATTCCAAATGCGATAGTTGTGGCGTATCATCCCGCCCCCGCGCAGGGCCAGGTAGATCTTATCCCGCAGCTCGGGCAGATCCTCAGGATGAACGCCCAGAAAATCCGTCTCCGTTTCGATCTGGCGGATATGTTCGCGGCTGTACCCCATGATCTCGTAAAAGGCCGGGTTGTGCGATACTGGTGAGATTCGTTGCCCATCATAACGGTATACGCACAGCCCGCAGGGCACATTGCTAAAGGTCTTTTCCAGCTGCTTTTGCAGCGCCTGGCTGCGCGCCTGCGCGCTTTTCTGTGCGGTGATCTCGGTAATATACTCGATATGCGCCTTGCGCCCCGCCCATTGGCTCAGCTTGCCGCTGAGCCGGTAGGTTCGCCCGGTCTGTTTCTGATAAAACTCCCGCTCCACCAGTTCCTGGCAAGAGAGGGTCTGCATACGGCAAAAGGGACAGGGCGCATCATATCCCGCCGCCTGAAAGCAGGTCAATCCCCTTTCATCCGGCCGCCCTAAAAACAGCTCCCTGGCCTTTTGATTGGCATAGAGCAATTCCCAGGTATCGGCCGCGCTGACATAGATGGCCATCGGCGCATGGTCCAGCACCGCCGCCATCTGTTCAATCGAAAGGGAATTTTCCCAGTTCATCGTCTATTGTCCTCCTTTTAACTGCCTGCGCAACTCATCCGCCGCAGCAAACTGTGCCTGCACCTGCGCGTACATCGCAGGATAGTCCTCCCGCGCCTGGCGCGCCCGCAGCGGCTCTACCATGGCGCAAACCGCCTCATACAGCGGGGTCAGGCCCATGTTGCCCACAACGCCTTTCAAGGTATGCGCCGCCTCAAAGGCAGCCGTAAGGTCTCCCGTCTGCAGCGCGGCCCCCAGCTTTTCCAGGTTATCATCCTTAAAGAGCATATCCAGCAGCCGCAGGTACATCCCCTCGTTGCCCATAAAGCGCTCCATGGTCGCGTGATAATCCGCGCCGTACGCCTCAAAAATCGCCTTAAATCCACTCATCTTTCAGGCCTCCCTTCCGGAAATCAAGTCAAATAAGATCTGGTAAAGCCGCTCCGGCTCAATGGGCTTGGCCAGGTGCGCGTCCATACCTGCGGCCTTGCTCTTTTCGATATCGTCGTCAAAGGCGTTAGCCGTCATTGCGATGATGGGGATGCGTTTGGCATCCGCATTGCTCAAGTGGCGGATGTTATTGGCCGCCGCCAGCCCGTCCATCAGCGGCATCCGGATATCCATCAGGATCGCGTCGTAATACCCGGCGGCGGATTTGCTGTACAGCTCCATGGCCCGCAGGCCGTTTTCCGCGGCATCCACGGCAAAGCCCTTGCTCTCCAGCAGCATCACCGCGACCTCTGTGTTAATGGCGTTATCCTCTGCCAGCAAGATCCGCTTTCCGGTAAAATCGTAATCCACACACTCTACCGGCCGCTCCTGCTCCTCTTTTTCCCCAAGGGCTTTGGTAAAGGCGGATACCAGGGAGGACTTGAACATCGGCTTACTCATGAGCAGGTTTACGCCCGCAAGCTTGGCCTCGTGCTCGATGGAGACCCAGTCGTACGCCGTCATAATAATGATGGTGACCTCCGCCCCTACGATCTCGCGGATACGCCTGGCCGTTTCGATGCCGTCCATATCCGGCATCTTCCAGTCGATCAGGATCATATCGTAATGCTTGCCGCTGCTCCACAGGTTTTTGACCTGCTCTACCGCCTTGCGCCCGCTGTCTACCCACTCGGCCGTTACGCCCATCTCCTTGAGGGTGACCACCGCGCTTTCGCAAACAGCCACATCGTCATCCACCACCAGCGTCTTAAGGTGTGAAAAGTGCATCTCCTGTTTTTTACGTTTGCGCAGTTTCTCCTCCTCCGTGATCCCCAGCTTAACATCCACGGTAAATTCCGTTCCAATGCCCTTGATCGAGCGCACGGCGATCTTGCCATCCATCATATCCACGATGTTTTTGGAGATGGCCAATCCCAATCCCGTGCCGCCGTACAGCGCGGTAGTCCCGGTATATTCCTGAGAAAAGGGTTCAAAGATATGGGGCAAAAACTCCTCGCTCATCCCTACGCCGGTATCGTTGATGATAAAGCGCAGCGTGGCATCGTTTTTCGTTCTCTTGCGCTGAGAGGCCGAAAAGGTCACTTTGCCGCCTTCCGCCGTAAACTTAATGGCATTGCTTAGAATATTAATCAGCACCTGTTGGAGTTTCATCGCATCGCCCATGTAGAAATCATCCAGCACCGGGTCGACGATACACTCATACTCCACATCCTTGGCCTGGGCCTGATCAAAGCAGATGGCGTTAATACCGCAAATAAACTCTTCCGTAGGGATCTTTTCGTTTTTAAGCAACATTTTTCCGCTTTCAATACGGCTCATGTCCAAGATGTCGTTGATCAGCGAGAGCAAAAAGCGAGAGGAAATGCCGATCTTCGAGAGGCAATCGGACACCTGCTCGTCGTTGCCGATTGCCCGCGCGGCGATGGTGCTCATGCCGATGATGGCGTTCATGGGCGTGCGGATCTCATGGCTCATGCGGGACAGAAAATCCGACTTGGCGGCATTGGCCTGCTCTGCAGCCACCAGTGCGGAGGCCAGTTCCTCTTTTTGCCGCTGCTCCTGGCGGACTACGTCGGTTACATCGCTGCGGACCATGCACACCCGGTCCAGCTCCCGGTTGATATAGAACACCTGCAGGCGCTTGACCCGCACCTCGCCAGACGGAGTCTTCATCTCGATCATAAAGGAATAGCCGTTTTTCCGGGCGAGCTGCTCTTGCATGTAAGCAAAATCCAGTTTAGACAGGTACTCGTTGCGGTTCGCCTCATCCATAAAGCGCTGCGCCACGATGCGGATCTCATCTTGAAAAATACCCTGACGCGAAATCGTATCCCCCTGCATCTTATCGCTTGAGATCAGCCAGTGGGTACCCCGCAGGATGTCGATATGGGTAATGATATCGTAATCCATCTCCACGATCTGCCCAAGCAGCTGCTGCTGCAGCTTTTGCTCGGTCACATCCTGGGTGTAGAAGAACATCATGACGTCGCCGGTTTCCGGGTTCAAGCAGGTACGCAAACTGGTGTCGCTCCAAAACGCCCCGCCGTCGTTGCGCCGGCGTAAAAACTCGAAGTGATAGTCCACCCGGCCCGAGGCATAATCGGCCAGCACCTTGCCCCGCTCCAGCGCGCTGCGGATCGCCTTCCCCTGTGCCGGCTCCACGGCCGAAGCCGCAAAATTTTCTATGGTGTGCTCATAACTGTCCCCTACGCGGGATACCGCTACATCCGAGGTGGACATATAACTCTCGATCACATTCTTTGTAATATCCATACGTCCCTGGATGCTCTCGCCCGTTGCGGATGCCTCAGTAAAGTAGGCCAGTTCCTGCTCGTACAACTCCTTGACTCGCTCTTGCAGCTGCTTTTCCTCGGTAATATCCACAAACACGCAGTAAAAATACCGCTCTCCATCCGCCTCAGTCATCAGCTGCGCCTTAATAGAA
Above is a genomic segment from Luoshenia tenuis containing:
- the fba gene encoding class II fructose-1,6-bisphosphate aldolase is translated as MPLVTTTEMFKKAYEGGYAIGAFNVNNMEIIQGIVEAAQQEKAPVILQVSAGARKYAKHVYLTKLVEAAIIDAPEVPIALHLDHGADFEICKACIDGGFSSVMIDGSHHSFEDNIAVTKKVVDYAHERGVTVEGELGRLAGVEDDVKVAADDALYTDPAEVEEFVSRTGVDSLAIAIGTSHGAFKFKGEPHLRFDILEEVSKRLPGFPIVLHGASSVIPEYVEMINQYGGKIDGAQGVPEALLRKAATMAVCKINIDSDIRLGVTAALRKYMVEHPDHFDPRQYLTPARDAVRESVRHKIVEVLGCNNKI
- a CDS encoding 4Fe-4S binding protein, which translates into the protein MIRKIIEIDQDKCNGCGACAAACHEGAIAMVDGKAQLMRDDYCDGLGDCLPACPTGAITFVEREAAAYDAAAVQAAQAGRQAEPLPCGCPGTQSRALKPDAAIQTEPAARAHAASRLGQWPVQIKLAPVNAPYFKDAKLLIAADCTAYAYGNFHEDFIAGRVTLIGCPKLDSVDYAEKLTEILRHNDIKSVTVVRMEVPCCGGIELAAKRALQESGKLIPWQVVTISCDGRIVERS
- a CDS encoding Crp/Fnr family transcriptional regulator, with product MQSYVEVFSHSPLLKGIAPEAYEKLLACLEAHTKHFPRGGYILRAGEPPIQVGLILSGSAHIMKEDFWGNRAILADVQPGELFGEAFACAAAPLLEVSAVATESSDVLFFNLQNLLSPCPSACGFHTRLIRNLVEILAQKNVGLTQKLEHLSRRSTREKLLSFLSACALRQGGARFTIPFNRQELADYLFVDRSAMSAELSKLRSEGLIAYHKNQFQLLQANTAGKR
- a CDS encoding M50 family metallopeptidase: MKKKKPGGGIYAQFQSLVLAAALLLAFLYAGTRWGVEDEIGPKLMLLVVVSSLLFGTILLESIIHETGHFIFGKLTGYRFCSFRVQNFMWVKQGGKLRLKRLSLMGTGGQCLMAPPEMLDGRMPYKLYYLGGVIADLVWALAFLALFFVLELPAIAAVILLVLSLAGWVSALLNGIPYMSAQLPNDGYEYRELSRDKSALQYLWVQLKVNQLQTEGVRLKDMPPEWFVVQLAKGKANTLASTIEAFACNRLMDSHAFGEASERIDRLLQENTGLVNLHRNQLLYDRIYCELIGPNRVETLEKRVGQRDEKYDKAMKHHLFVLRTDYAYALLAKGDETAAQGFLAEFDKSARSHPYAGDVESERELLALAQQKYRRARTADGGGTEEPRKADD
- a CDS encoding undecaprenyl-diphosphate phosphatase, which produces MDFLEILKAVFLGIVEGITEWLPISSTGHMILVDEFIKLNVSQEFMDMFLVVIQLGAILAVVCLYFHKLNPFSPRKSAKQKRDTFSLWGKVLIATIPAGIIGVLFDDQLHELFYNYITVAITLIIYGVAFILVENRNRNRRPLIRNFQQMTWQAALVIGIFQILALIPGTSRSGATIVGAMLIGTSRYVAAEFTFFLAIPVMFGASFIKLLKFGFSYTGMEIGILLTGMVVAFLVSVLAIKFLMGYIKKHDFKAFGWYRIVLGVIVIAYFLLAK
- a CDS encoding hybrid sensor histidine kinase/response regulator translates to MNWENSLSIEQMAAVLDHAPMAIYVSAADTWELLYANQKARELFLGRPDERGLTCFQAAGYDAPCPFCRMQTLSCQELVEREFYQKQTGRTYRLSGKLSQWAGRKAHIEYITEITAQKSAQARSQALQKQLEKTFSNVPCGLCVYRYDGQRISPVSHNPAFYEIMGYSREHIRQIETETDFLGVHPEDLPELRDKIYLALRGGGMIRHNYRIWNDARGEYRWIRLEGSIKTQEDGDKLLYGVYNDVSEQVRLEKELAAANDKMEDIINAIPGGVAIYKVSDIFETVYFSDGVPGLTGYTAKEYRELTKRDAAEMTFWEDTPMVVAHAKEVIRTHEAAEFEFRKQHRDGQIVWVRAQVTYLGEEDGNALLQCVFHNISDLKEAQLEMRHLINSIPGGIASYRVEGGKFIPTFYSDGVMALSGHTREEFGALVGDDALNTVYEQDRPRVRAAANAALASGKALDVSYRMWHKQGYLIWIHLSGRRMGPLTEHTWFYAVFTGMSAEARLFQNIANETADGIYVIDRNNYELLYANESQNLFTKGQACLGQKCYAALHGRDEPCAFCTLKTHPADGAEHEMAIGAEDQFYTTRFRETDWNGIPAYVKYVRDVTEEVHARREKERLELYFQTMVENLPGGVSVMRYDPDGSLTPEYLSEGFAAMTHMTVEQAKTLFARDIYANLHPEDAPGIRARLRQALENGEEHFELTGRFQRGDGAYIWLKNTLSVLHTGDGARRIYSAYADVSKAVAEQEEIRRQYNDLIMQHYRTTDPNALIIGHCNISKNRILEIIDHTGANILEKFGTVREEFFTGVSTLIVAEEERKRFLRTYLNAPTLAAFARNDTEQILSCFIRLPHEAQGRYVQFKVNLVESPDGGEVTGILTVTDITEQTIADRILRQLSVSNYDFVIDLDLNADRYTVLTRNEKAGFMPAGQGSHSERIQTMLLKTIVPKDRERYARYLEREEMLRRLKAQGTYTFSFSVSDQKGDIRTKNLTVSAIDMRLGRVCLLRTDITESIREQQGLLNMVAYTFELAGFLNLNTQQLTLYSRRTVLENLPPHLLDRYDERIGSFAKRYGVLGEEDAVEKQFTTKTLLRQLEAKPEGYDFVFPYRSGEGVRYKQVIVLWGDQNHRTICMVRADVTDMLATERQGKKALEEALALAEEANRAKSDFLSAMSHDIRTPMNAIMGMTALAVAHLDDRGRVEDCLRKISISSQHLLSLVNDILDMSKIERGKITLNHMKITLSELVEQVCAIMGPQARAAGLRFDVEMGRVDQACFYGDSLRINQILINLLSNAVKFTPAGGRVLFRAEEVEAPESAAKARYRFTIQDTGMGMTADFLQHVFEPFTRSRDAAYIEGTGLGLSVTKGLVDLMGGAVTVESQPGGGTTFWVELEGERAHADGKRHAEKQYEINLQLEDQKAFQGRNFLIAEDNAINAEILCELLAMRGAKADVQTDGVKVVRAFSQAQPGVYDAILMDIQMPEMNGYAATRAIRELDRPDAAAIPIIAMTANAFAEDVQASLAAGMTAHVAKPIDMGVLRDTLVRVLN
- a CDS encoding Hpt domain-containing protein; protein product: MSGFKAIFEAYGADYHATMERFMGNEGMYLRLLDMLFKDDNLEKLGAALQTGDLTAAFEAAHTLKGVVGNMGLTPLYEAVCAMVEPLRARQAREDYPAMYAQVQAQFAAADELRRQLKGGQ